A segment of the Desulfitobacterium dehalogenans ATCC 51507 genome:
GAATACTCAATATCCCGATAAATCCTAAATAATTCTCCCAGCCTGACTCAGCACTTTGATCGATGGCTTGAACAATGGCTACCGGTCCTCCCAGTTCAGCCTTCGTCTCACCTGTAATCATCTGAGCTAAGGTGACTAAGATCAAACGAGTGAAATTAATGGTCTGTTCCAGCCCATAGCGTGCCGCTTCCAGTAAACTCGTCTTCTGATAGGTAACCTCCGGACTGATCCCCACCAGACCGTTTCCTGAGGTGGGGTCTTTCTGGGTCGTTATGGTTAGGGCTCTTTGCATTCCTTGATGCTCAACCACAAGAACAACCTCTTGCTCAGGCTTAATATGAATCGCTTGGGTTAAATCCGTCCAAGTAGAAGTCTCGACTCCATTGACCGAAACAATTTTATCCCCGGGCTCAATCCCGGCGGCCTGAGCAGGCATTCCTTGAATCAGCGAACCTACGACATTGGTATTGGTTGCTGTGGCGATGCCAAAATAGGCAAAGACAATCATGAATAAAAATATAGCCAAGACTAAATTCATAATGGGTCCTGCGGCGATAACCGACATGCGCTGCCATACTTTTTTGTTATTGAAGCTGCGCGGATCTGTGGTAGGGGCTAAAACCTGGTTCCCATTTTCGTCTGTCTCAGCATCCATTCCATAAAGCTTTACAAAGCCACCTAAAGGAACCAGCCTTAGGGAGTAAGCAGTTTCTTTGCCTTTAAAACCGATGATCTTCGGCCCAAATCCAAAAGCAAACTCCAACACCTTAATGCCATTTAAACGGGCCACAATAAAATGACCGAGTTCATGAATCATAACCAGCAGCCCGAAAGCAAATACCACAGCTATAGCACTTACCAAACTAAACCCTCCTCCATTCTTCCACTATGAATGGTGTCCTTGCTCATGTTTCTCTTAATCTTATACCAATCTATCTTCAACTATGCCTTGTCTTATTCGAAAGGATGAGCTCTTCCGTGCGAACACGCGCCCAATGATCCGCATTAAGTATGGTTTCCAAATCTGTAGCATCTAACACATCATGCTCCCAGCAAACCTTATCCACCAAGGCGATGATTTCCGGATAGGACACCCTGCGTGATAAAAAGGCATGAACCGCAACTTCATTGGCAGCATTCATAACAGCCGGCAAAGTCCCTCCCCGTTTTCCACAAGCATAGGCAAGCTTCAAGGCAGGAAAATCATAATCCTCCGGATCAAAAAAGGTTAAGCTCTTTCCCCGCAGATCAAGCCGTTCCAATGGATTAGGCCAGCGGGTCGGGTAAGCTAAGGCATACTGGATAGGCAAACGCATATCCGGTCTCCCCAATTGGGCCAGGACACTCCCGTCACAGTATTGGACCATAGAATGAATCACACTTTGGGGATGAATCAATACCTCGATCTGCTCATACTCCATATTGAAGAGGTGATGAGCCTCGATAACTTCTAAACCTTTATTCATCATGGTCGCTGAATCAATGGTTATCTTTGCTCCCATAGCCCAATTAGGGTGCTGGAGAGCTCTTTCCGGAGTGACTTCTTTCAACTGTTCTTCAGACCATCCCCGGAAAGGACCGCCGGAAGCGGTAAGTATGATCTTCTCCAGGGTACGCGAATCACTTTCCATACATTGGAAGATTGCAGAATGCTCACTATCCACCGGAAGAATAGCTCTACCCAGCCTTCTGGCTGTCTCCATAACCAACTCGCCGGCGGCAACCAAAGTTTCTTTATTGGCTAAGGCAATATCTTTTCCCGTCTGCAAAGCTTCCAGGGTCGGTTCTAAACCAATCCGTCCGCTGATAGCAGTTACCACCGTATCCGGCACCTCATCTGTAACCGTTCGCAGGAGCCCCTCCATCCCATGAACCACTTCGATGTCCAGGTCTGCTATCCTATGCTTTAACTCCAGAGCAGCCTTTTCCTCCATCAGCCCAATGATCTGGGGCCTGAACTCCCGGGCTTGGAGTTCAATTTCCTTGACATTCTTCCCTGCCGCCAAAGCAAAAACTTCTAATTTCTCCGGATTCTGACGCACAATATCCAGGGTTTGTGTTCCAATAGACCCCGTAGAGCCTAGAATTGTCAATCTCTTCACGCGCTCACTACCTTCTTATTTTCCAAAAAAGCCTGCTTTTCTTAAAGCTTCATAAATAATCACTAAACCCGGTCCTAAAATCAAACCAAAAGCACCCAATAATTTCAAACCAACATACATGGAAATAATGGTGGCCAAGGGATGAATCCCAATATTTTGGGACATGATTTTAGGTTCGATAATTTGCCTTACGACCATGGCTATCAAATATATGATTAAGAGCTTAATGCCCTCAGATACCGAACCCAAAATAAACAAACCAACAATCCAAGGGACAAAAATCATCCCTGTTCCGACGATGGGCAATAAATCTAAAAAGACAGAAATAAAACCAATGGTGAAGGCATAGGGGTTACCCATCCATACTAATCCTAAAGTCAAAATAAGGCCGGTTACAGAAATAAGTATGGCTTCCGCCCGAACGAATCCAACCACCGCAGCCCCCAGATCCCGGCTTACGGAATGGGCACTGGGCTTCCACTTTCGAGGGATCAGGTTGCTGAAAAAATTCTTGACTCCCGGGTAACTGGCACTCATAAAGAAGGTGGCAACGATGGATACGACTAAGACCACAAAAACTCCCGGCAAGGCGGAAATGAAATTCAAAAGAATCTTGCTGCCCGCGAGAGCCCAGCCCTGCAACGAGTCAATGAGTCCCTGAGTGGCATTATTGATGGAAATTTGGACTTGAGGATTGAGCTGGATAAAGTTGTCGACTGTGTCGAGAATGTTGTTAAAAAAAGTCACCAAATACCCGTAGCTAGGGAAAGAATGACCCAGGTCAGACAGCTCTGTATAGAGACGGGCTATAATCAAAAAGACGATACTGCCAATTCCAAAAATAGCAAGAACTAAGGCCAAAATTGCGGCGATGGGTCTGCTTGCCTTTAATCCGCGCATAAATCGTATGACCAAAGGTTCCAGCAAAAGGGCGATGAAAAAAGCAATAATGAAAGGTAAAAGCGCAGCAAGGAGTTGACTCATAACCCGGCTGAAAACAGGCATAAACTCCACAAAGAAAAATGTAATAACTTTGAGCAGCACCAAAATAAAGGTAATAACCGCTAAGCGATTAATATTTTGTTTAAGCTTCGGTTCCTCCTGAAGATTCACAGAATCACCTCACAAATAATGCCCAATAATACATAATGGGTATCACAAATAAAAGACTATCAAAGCGGTCGAGAATTCCCCCATGTCCTGGAATAACCTTCCCTGAATCTTTAATGTTTGCACTGCGTTTCAGGGCGGATTCGAACAGGTCACCAATCTGAGCACTGACAGCTACGACAATGCTTAAAACAATGTACGCTATAAAAGGGGCGCCGCCAATAATTTTCCACGCCAGGATGCCGCTTAGAATACAAAAAACCAGTCCCCCTAAGGAACCCTCTATGGTCTTTTTGGGACTGACGTGAGGGGCAAGTAAGCGCTTCCCCATGACTCTCCCTATAAGGTATGCAAAAGTGTCCGTAGCCCATACCAAAATAAACGTGAGAATTGCCCAAGCTATTCCTTCAGAGAATCCTCGGATAAGATAGAGATGAGAAAACAGCACCACAGTGTAAATCGGAGCAAAACAATTATACCCTGCTTCTCCCAAATTAACCCTGGGATACCCTAAAGCCATTCTTCCCATAGCAAACAAAAGCCATGCAATCATTAAAGGAAATTTCCATTGGGTTTCGCCCGCAAACATCAGGTATAGCCATACCATGGAAAAGATACCCGAACTTATAGTCCATGCTTTAAATCCTAATTTTTCACCAATGGCCAGAGCTTCCTTAAGCGCTATGAGGGAAACCGTCGTCACAAGTAAAGCAGTATATACCCCTCCCAAATATGTCAATCCCAATATAATAGGGACAAAAACCAAGGCGCTTAGTGTTCTTGTCAGCATATGATACTCCTTACCGCTTGTTCAACCCGCCAAAACGACGCTCCCGCTTCTGAAACTCCAGAAGCGCTTCAATCAGTTGATCCGGATTAAAATCAGGCCACAAACATTCTGTGACAACAATCTCGGTGTAAGCAATCTGCCATAATAAAAAATTACTTACACGCAACTCCCCCGAAGTCCGAATGAGTAAATC
Coding sequences within it:
- the ytvI gene encoding sporulation integral membrane protein YtvI encodes the protein MNLQEEPKLKQNINRLAVITFILVLLKVITFFFVEFMPVFSRVMSQLLAALLPFIIAFFIALLLEPLVIRFMRGLKASRPIAAILALVLAIFGIGSIVFLIIARLYTELSDLGHSFPSYGYLVTFFNNILDTVDNFIQLNPQVQISINNATQGLIDSLQGWALAGSKILLNFISALPGVFVVLVVSIVATFFMSASYPGVKNFFSNLIPRKWKPSAHSVSRDLGAAVVGFVRAEAILISVTGLILTLGLVWMGNPYAFTIGFISVFLDLLPIVGTGMIFVPWIVGLFILGSVSEGIKLLIIYLIAMVVRQIIEPKIMSQNIGIHPLATIISMYVGLKLLGAFGLILGPGLVIIYEALRKAGFFGK
- a CDS encoding phosphatidate cytidylyltransferase, which gives rise to MLTRTLSALVFVPIILGLTYLGGVYTALLVTTVSLIALKEALAIGEKLGFKAWTISSGIFSMVWLYLMFAGETQWKFPLMIAWLLFAMGRMALGYPRVNLGEAGYNCFAPIYTVVLFSHLYLIRGFSEGIAWAILTFILVWATDTFAYLIGRVMGKRLLAPHVSPKKTIEGSLGGLVFCILSGILAWKIIGGAPFIAYIVLSIVVAVSAQIGDLFESALKRSANIKDSGKVIPGHGGILDRFDSLLFVIPIMYYWALFVR
- a CDS encoding 1-deoxy-D-xylulose-5-phosphate reductoisomerase, which gives rise to MKRLTILGSTGSIGTQTLDIVRQNPEKLEVFALAAGKNVKEIELQAREFRPQIIGLMEEKAALELKHRIADLDIEVVHGMEGLLRTVTDEVPDTVVTAISGRIGLEPTLEALQTGKDIALANKETLVAAGELVMETARRLGRAILPVDSEHSAIFQCMESDSRTLEKIILTASGGPFRGWSEEQLKEVTPERALQHPNWAMGAKITIDSATMMNKGLEVIEAHHLFNMEYEQIEVLIHPQSVIHSMVQYCDGSVLAQLGRPDMRLPIQYALAYPTRWPNPLERLDLRGKSLTFFDPEDYDFPALKLAYACGKRGGTLPAVMNAANEVAVHAFLSRRVSYPEIIALVDKVCWEHDVLDATDLETILNADHWARVRTEELILSNKTRHS
- the rseP gene encoding RIP metalloprotease RseP, which translates into the protein MVSAIAVVFAFGLLVMIHELGHFIVARLNGIKVLEFAFGFGPKIIGFKGKETAYSLRLVPLGGFVKLYGMDAETDENGNQVLAPTTDPRSFNNKKVWQRMSVIAAGPIMNLVLAIFLFMIVFAYFGIATATNTNVVGSLIQGMPAQAAGIEPGDKIVSVNGVETSTWTDLTQAIHIKPEQEVVLVVEHQGMQRALTITTQKDPTSGNGLVGISPEVTYQKTSLLEAARYGLEQTINFTRLILVTLAQMITGETKAELGGPVAIVQAIDQSAESGWENYLGFIGILSIQLGLLNLFPIPALDGSHLVFLLIEGLRGKPMNPERQNFIHFLGFIFLMCLMLAVTYQDILKLFSGKG